One Phaeodactylum tricornutum CCAP 1055/1 chromosome 28, whole genome shotgun sequence DNA window includes the following coding sequences:
- a CDS encoding predicted protein, whose amino-acid sequence MKFTAACALTLGLLVTQVMADPDPMRTDVELELSCKNVKFDRLTLEEQEFSAKILQDTYDAIHLIADNGDQELGNVHFDHPVMNGRSVKADGDTEEWVQRWSSINGAYFGGWVCRFCYDPDDFDETLSAESNKMLGSRKTQKEWEKAVTKALKDGPFTTFSRADKCSIDMRAANDLAETVVQLKVTEEDDPEPSETDIEIDVGCKGLDFRKFDLPMAAFSSRALQESFNEVHQLADDDDNMLDHIHFGGALDSTLETNALRRRKPFRRHTNRWSSVNGAYFGGWICRFCYDPDDFDETLEGMVSTSMIEKKNRKKKKRDSSDMHKAWEDRFLAKLLDHPKQVFKSARKCSIDFSDNSDWAYASSQ is encoded by the coding sequence ATGAAGTTCACCGCCGCCTGTGCCCTCACGCTTGGTCTCCTTGTCACACAAGTGATGGCTGACCCTGATCCAATGCGCACCGATGTAGAGCTTGAGCTTTCCTGCAAGAATGTCAAGTTCGATAGACTCACTCTGGAGGAGCAGGAATTCTCGGCCAAAATTTTACAAGACACGTACGACGCCATCCATCTTATTGCTGACAATGGCGATCAGGAGCTCGGCAACGTCCATTTTGACCATCCCGTCATGAATGGGCGTTCCGTCAAGGCTGACGGAGATACCGAGGAATGGGTGCAACGATGGAGTAGCATTAATGGCGCCTACTTTGGAGGTTGGGTTTGCCGTTTTTGCTACGATCCAgacgattttgacgagaCTCTAAGCGCCGAGAGTAACAAGATGCTCGGTAGCAGAAAGACCCAGAAAGAGTGGGAGAAGGCCGTCACCAAGGCGCTCAAGGATGGTCCCTTCACTACCTTCAGTCGAGCCGATAAGTGTTCCATCGACATGCGTGCCGCCAACGATCTTGCCGAGACTGTGGTCCAATTGAAGGTTACGGAAGAGGACGATCCCGAGCCTAGCGAGACCGATATCGAAATTGATGTTGGGTGTAAGGGCCTTGACTTTCGCAAGTTTGACCTCCCGATGGCTGCCTTTTCTAGCCGCGCGCTACAGGAATCATTCAATGAGGTCCATCAGCTGgctgacgacgatgacaatATGCTGGACCACATCCACTTTGGTGGTGCTTTGGACAGTACATTAGAGACAAACgcccttcgtcgtcgaaaaccTTTTCGACGTCACACCAATCGGTGGAGTAGCGTCAACGGCGCGTACTTTGGAGGCTGGATCTGCCGTTTTTGCTACGACCCGGATGACTTCGACGAAACTTTGGAGGGTATGGTATCCACTAGCATGATTGAGAAAAagaacaggaagaagaagaagcgagATAGTAGCGACATGCACAAGGCCTGGGAAGACAGGTTTCttgccaagcttttggaCCATCCGAAACAAGTGTTCAAGAGCGCCAGGAAATGTAGCATCGATTTTTCTGACAATTCGGACTGGGCTTACGCTTCTTCCCAGTAA
- a CDS encoding predicted protein, whose translation MALVFQYGIAPAIVDANDLTSFVRDKWTDGCSQYVDIDVVKSCAGNNGVYRVSAASTLFFAFAALGALLKPTANREAWPAKYTLYFFLCIVTIFIPNDPLFSDAYLNIARIGAVLFIVVQQLVIVDMAHEWNDSWVAKADAAEAQEAGSGKRWLGAIVTACIMLFGISIIAIGVIFSRFTGCGTNNGFITVTLVLGVSIVGAQMSGEEGSLLASACVFAWSVFLCYTAVSKNPDASCNPMLGEMDTVSIVLGLTVTAISLGWTGWSYTAEDKLRSSSEEESAAAATARASDDSEKDVRRDVTGVVTGNDYGTQDDEEQANSAGHAEVDESVLNNPSRLSNSWKLNAILMSVSCWKAMALTNWGAIVANGNAANPQVGRVGMWMVIASQWLVLTLYLWTLLAPRLFPNREFG comes from the coding sequence atGGCGCTCGTTTTCCAGTACGGAATCGCCCCCGCTATAGTTGACGCCAACGATTTGACTAGCTTTGTTAGGGACAAGTGGACGGATGGATGTTCCCAGTATGTCGACATCGACGTGGTCAAGTCTTGTGCTGGCAACAATGGTGTTTATCGCGTATCGGCTGCTTCGACGCTATTCTTTGCATTCGCGGCGCTGGGAGCTCTACTTAAACCCACGGCCAATCGAGAAGCATGGCCGGCCAAATACACTCTCTACTTCTTTCTCTGTATCGTCACTATTTTCATTCCCAATGATCCGCTTTTTTCTGACGCCTACTTGAACATTGCACGTATCGGCGCAGTCCTTTTCATTGTTGTTCAGCAGCTTGTCATTGTTGACATGGCTCACGAATGGAATGACAGCTGGGTCGCTAAGGCGGATGCCGCAGAAGCACAGGAGGCTGGGTCCGGGAAAAGGTGGCTCGGTGCTATTGTGACTGCTTGCATAATGCTCTTTGGAATATCCATCATTGCAATAGGCGTCATTTTTTCTCGCTTCACGGGATGTGGCACAAACAATGGATTTATTACTGTCACGCTTGTGCTCGGCGTCTCAATTGTCGGTGCGCAGATGTCTGGCGAAGAAGGTTCGTTGCTAGCCAGTGCCTGCGTCTTTGCGTGGTCTGTGTTTTTGTGCTACACAGCCGTTTCCAAGAACCCTGATGCATCCTGTAATCCTATGCTGGGCGAAATGGATACTGTGAGTATTGTGCTGGGCTTGACCGTGACGGCAATTAGCCTTGGATGGACGGGATGGTCGTACACGGCCGAAGACAAGCTGCGGTCGTCTTCTGAAGAGGAAAGCGCTGCTGCAGCCACGGCCAGGGCCAGTGACGACTCCGAGAAAGATGTCAGGCGGGACGTCACAGGTGTGGTCACAGGCAACGACTATGGAACgcaagacgacgaagagcaaGCTAACAGTGCGGGTCATGCCGAAGTGGATGAATCAGTCTTGAACAATCCTAGCCGTCTATCCAATTCATGGAAGCTGAACGCCATTCTAATGAGTGTATCATGTTGGAAGGCTATGGCTCTAACCAATTGGGGCGCGATTGTGGCCAATGGCAATGCTGCTAATCCTCAAGTCGGCCGTGTTGGGATGTGGATGGTTATTGCCTCGCAATGGCTTGTTCTGACGCTGTACTTGTGGACATTGCTGGCACCGAGACTCTTTCCCAATCGCGAATTTGGCTGA